In Papaver somniferum cultivar HN1 chromosome 1, ASM357369v1, whole genome shotgun sequence, a genomic segment contains:
- the LOC113288979 gene encoding F-box/kelch-repeat protein At3g23880-like, which produces MGWFNILPNDIMLEILTRLPTESVLDCKLVCTTWNNLAHHPSFSRLHLNRLLISAAIDSGKFSFIVLSRERGIREMSYGEYDDDDCHDTIFSRITMIILSSPFVDYSFVGSCNGLVCFNALLEDEGGYIYICMDLRLSVIRSPGNILSFQNVKDSICGLDLVTFFQQ; this is translated from the coding sequence ATGGGATGGTTCAACATTCTCCCAAATGATATTATGCTTGAAATTCTAACTCGTTTACCAACTGAATCTGTTCTGGACTGCAAATTGGTGTGCACAACATGGAATAATCTTGCTCATCATCCATCATTCTCTCGGCTGCACTTGAATCGTCTTCTTATTTCTGCTGCTATTGATTCCGGTAAGTTTAGCTTTATTGTCTTAAGTCGTGAACGAGGGATTAGAGAAATGTCTTACGGtgagtatgatgatgatgattgtcaTGATACAATCTTTAGTAGAATTACAATGATAATCTTAAGCTCTCCATTTGTGGATTATTCTTTTGTTGGCTCGTGCAATGGTTTAGTTTGCTTCAATGCATTGCTTGAAGACgaaggtggttatatatatatctgTATGGACCTGCGTTTATCTGTAATCCGATCACCAGGGAATATATTATCCTTCCAGAATGTGAAAGACAGTATTTGTGGACTGGATTTGGTTACATTCTTTCAACAATGA